A DNA window from Nitrospirota bacterium contains the following coding sequences:
- a CDS encoding isoprenylcysteine carboxylmethyltransferase family protein: MNPISSLPKTIKSYRVPLSFIIGGLFIYFSIPTPKSIILGVPVIFIGEAIRTWASGIIKKGKEIANHGPYAVTRNPLYLGTFFIGAGFSLMSNNYVIMILFLIIFLFVYTFTIKNEEKELTKIFGPAYLNYKNSVPVFFPSLSYLFSLPSTLLQTHHASETIFDWGLVKKHREFNTWIGIIGCIVIFIFKVLY; the protein is encoded by the coding sequence TTGAATCCCATCAGTTCATTACCAAAAACAATAAAAAGCTACCGTGTGCCATTAAGCTTTATCATCGGAGGATTATTTATTTACTTCTCAATCCCGACTCCTAAATCAATCATTTTAGGAGTCCCGGTTATTTTTATAGGAGAAGCTATCAGGACATGGGCGTCCGGTATTATCAAAAAAGGAAAAGAGATTGCAAACCATGGACCTTATGCCGTCACACGCAACCCCCTTTATCTTGGGACATTCTTCATAGGCGCAGGATTCAGCCTCATGTCCAATAATTATGTAATTATGATACTCTTCCTTATAATTTTTTTATTTGTTTATACATTCACCATAAAAAATGAGGAAAAAGAACTTACAAAGATCTTCGGGCCTGCTTATCTTAATTATAAAAACAGTGTACCGGTATTCTTTCCCTCTTTAAGTTATCTATTCTCACTCCCTTCAACACTTCTGCAAACACATCATGCAAGCGAGACTATCTTTGATTGGGGATTAGTAAAGAAACACAGAGAGTTTAATACATGGATAGGAATAATAGGCTGCATTGTGATATTTATTTTTAAGGTTTTATACT
- a CDS encoding Trm112 family protein, with translation MGINKELLEILACPKCKGDLTLTQKGDGLICNSCKLKYPIKDDIPVMLIEEAVRIG, from the coding sequence ATGGGCATTAACAAAGAATTACTTGAAATCCTAGCATGTCCAAAATGCAAGGGCGATTTAACACTTACTCAGAAAGGTGATGGACTCATCTGTAATAGCTGTAAACTAAAGTATCCTATAAAAGATGATATACCTGTTATGCTTATTGAGGAAGCAGTAAGGATCGGTTAG